The DNA segment GTGGGCTCGCCGGCCACTACAACGAGAATTCTCAGAGTGAAGCTTTTTGACTCATCCTGCTGAATAACACCTATGAAAGCGGTTAGGTACCACAAGTACGGAGACGAGTCGGTAATGGCGCTCGAGACTGTCGAGCGACCGACGACGGACGAGGACGATGTACTGGTCGAGATCGAAGCAATCGGGGTGAACCCGGTCGACGCGAAGCTGCGGGAGGGGGCATTACCGCAGAAGCAGCCGTTGCCACAAACGATGGGGACCGACCTGGCTGGGCGCGTCGTCAGCGTCGGCGGGAACGTCGATTCGTTCGACCTCGATGACAGGGTGTACGGCACCGGATTCGGTTGGGGTGACTCCGGTACGTACGCCGAGTTCGCTGCCGTTCCAGCGGATCGGCTGGCAGCACTCCCGGACGGTGTCACGTTTACTGATGCAGCGGCGTCGGCTCTCGTCGGTGCGACTGCCTGGCAGACACTCATCAATCAAGGGAACCTCACCGTCGGGGATGCCTGTGTGATTCACGGTGGAACCGGCGGGGTCGGACACATCGCCGTCCAGATTGCAGTCGCCGCGGGCTGTCACGTCGTCGCGACGGCTAGGGGCGGGGAGCCGATCGAAACCGTAGAGCAGTTCGGCGCGGTCGGTGTCGACTACCGGTCCAACAGCCTAGGAGAAGATCTTCAGGATGCTCTCGGCGGGCGGGCAGCCGATGTTGTGCTGGAGACGAACGCTGACGCGAACCTGGCTGCGGACCTTCGTGTCGTCGGGCGAGACAGCACGATCGCCGTCATCGGGACCGGGGGGTCGGTCGTGTTGTCGGCGACAGAGGCCCTCGATGCGATGCTCGACCGCGTCGATCTCCGCTTCTCGTCGATAATGTCCTCGTCGAATATTCACCGGCGTGCGCTCACCCGCCTCGCGACGTTGCTGGACGCTGGTGACGTGAGCCCGATCGTCGCAAAATCGTACCCGCTCGAAGACGCAGAATCTGCGCTCGCGCACGCACAGGCCGCGAATGTCATCGGGAAAGTGGTTATCGACGTGTAGACAGTCTCAAACGAGTTGAAACGCGGGACCCGGGTCGTCACTCCTCCGGCGGTCTCTGTCGGCGAAATGTATAAGTTCCCAGTGAACGCCGGTGGATGTATGCGGATCGAGACACTCTTGCAGCGACGGATAGACAAAACACCAGACGCGACGTTTCTTACCTTCTCCGACTCGGAGTACACATACCGGGAGGTCGGGGTTCGCGCACGACGATACGCCAGTGCCCTCTCGTCGTACGGCATTGAGGCCGACGACAGGATTGGCGTGTTTCTGCCCAATGGCCCGTCGTTTCTGTTCACCTTCTTCGGGGCGTGCTACCTCGATGCGGTCGTCGCACCGTCGAACCCGGAGTACACGGTGCGCGAACTCGAACATTCCATCAACTTGTCGAACCCGCGGGTGCTTGTGACGACGAGCGGCCTGTTGGATGTGGTTGAATCGGCAGCGAGCGATTCGAGCGTCGAGCGCATCCTTGTTGTCGACGACGAGAGCGAGCACGATTCCCTGCCAGCCCAGGCGTCGAGCTGCGAGCCGATCAAGTTCGATCCCGATTCTGGCGCGTCGTCGTCGGTCGCCGTCCACGTCTACACTTCCGGAACTACTGGGCCACCGAAGGCGGTTGAGGGAACCCACAACGGGTGGACCACGAGTGCCATCGACTTCCAGAAGCGGATGGGATTGACACACAAGGATACGCTGCTGACGTCACTGCCGTTGTTCCACGCAAACGCACAAGTCTACACGACCCTGGGTGCGGCCGCTGCCGGAGCTGAAGCAGTAATCCGCGAGAAATTCTCCACCTCGCGCTGGTGGAAGTGGTGTCGGGAACACGGTGCGACGGAATTCAATGCTATGGGGAGCATGCTGAAGATGCTCGACAACTTGCCCGAAGCGGAAGACGACACAAATAATCCAGTCGAGTTGGTGTTTTCAGCCGGCACCCCACCAGAGCTAATCGAGCCATTCGAGGAACGGTTCGACCTGCGTGTCGTTGAGGGGTACTCCCTGAGCGAGGACCCGCTGCTGACGTTGAACCCGACTGACCCAGCGAAGCGACGGGTCGGGAGCGTCGGATTGCCACCGGCGGAGAAAGCGATTCGCGTCGTTGATGAGGACGGCAACGAGCAATCAATCGGGGAGAAAGGGGAGATAATCATGCGCTCGCCAGGATTGATGAATGGCTATCACAGCCAGCCCGAGCGGACGGCGGAGGCGATCCGCGACGGCTGGCTTTACACGGGCGATTACGGCCGGGTCGACGAAGATGGATTCGTTTACTTCCTCGATAGGAAGAAAGACATCGTTCGTCGTGGCGGCGAGAACATCTCTTCCCACGAGGTGGAGGGTGTGATCAAGTCGCTCGACGGAGTCGATGAAGTGGCGATTATCCCGACGCCCGACGAGTTCTACGGAGAAGTGGTGAAGGCACTCGTGAGAAAGACACCGGACGCGGACCTCGCTCCGGCGGATGTCGTGGCCGCCGTTGAGGGCGAACTCTCCTCGTTCAAAGTCCCCGAGTACGTGGAATTCGTTGAGGAGTTCCCGTACACGCCGACGGGGAAGATACAGAAGGAGAAACTCCGTGAACGCGAGCAAACGAATGAGGTCTCCCACTGGGAGCGACCGTTCGATACCTCATAGTCGTCGACAGCTGAGTGTTCACCCACCAGTGCTTTTATATCGGCCTGTGTTCAGTAGTGTAGTAATGCGATCGTTAAGGGTCGAGAACATCTCCGTGAGGTATGCTACCGAACGAGGCCCGCTGCTCGCGGTGGACGACGTCTCCTTTGATATCGAGTCGGGAGAAATGTACGGTCTCGTTGGCGAATCGGGTGCAGGAAAGAGCACCGTCGGCCGCGCGATTATGCGAATGATCGAGGACCCGGGCTCGATCACGAGCGGACGGGTTGTGTACGAGGATCGTGACATCCTCTCAGTCCCCGAAAAAGAGATGCGGACGATACGTGGGAGCGAGATATCGATGATATTCCAAGACCCACAGGCCGCGCTGAACCCAGTGTTGACCGTCGGGCAACAGCTCCGTCGGGTTCTGCGGAGCCATACTGATGAGGAGTACTCAAAGGCGGAGGAGACTGAGGAGATCGTCAACGCCCTGGAGCGGGTCGATATTCCGGATCCAAAGTCCCGGCTCGACAGTTACCCAGTCGAGTTCAGCGGCGGGATGAGTCAGCGAGTGATGATTGCCATGGCGCTGATCAGCGACCCATCGGTTCTAATCGCCGACGAGCCGACATCAAATCTGGACGTCACGATCGAGGCGAACATTCTCGATTTACTCGAGGACCTACAGGAGCGCGAAGATCTAACGATTTTACTAATCACTCACAACATGGGAGTCGTTGCCCAGCACTGCGACCGGATCGGTGTCATGTACTCAGGGAAACTAGTCGAGGAAGGGGACGTAACCGACGTATTCGAGCACCCTGGACACCCCTATACGCGGGACCTTGTCGGATGTGTACCGCGACCCGATAAGGCGGGTCGTGGCCAGCTCCCGACGATTGAGGGGACAATGCCGACACCTATCGATTTGCCGGACGCGTGTTACTTCGCCCCCCGCTGTTCGTTCGCCGACGAACAATGCTGGAAGGAAGCCCCCGGAACAGAGACTGTTCTAGACGATCAGACGCATCAGAGTGCATGCCACTTTCGCGAGGAGGTGACCAATGTCGAAAACAACGCTTGAATCAGACCAGAGAGCGGTGCTGGAGGTCGAGAACCTCCAGAAGTACTTCACGAGCGGCGGTCGCATTGATCGCATCTTCGGTGAGCAAAAGACTATCCAGGCAGTCGAGGATGTGTCATTTCATCTCGGGAAGAATGAGACGCTGGCCCTTATCGGCGAGAGCGGCTGTGGCAAGAGCACCGTCGCGAAGACGCTGATTGGTATCCATGAGCCGACCGAAGGGGAAATCAGATTTAAAGGAGAACTGATGACCCCTGAGAAGGTCAGGACGAGTCCGATTCAGTTGATCTTCCAGGATGCTTCTGAGTCGCTGAATCAGAAGAAGACGGTCGGGAGTATTCTGGCGACACCGCTGAAACTGAACGGCAACAACAATACGAACGAAAGAATCAATGAACTACTGACAAAGGTCGGGCTTGATCCAAGCGTAAAGAACCGCCATCCCGGAACGTTTAGCGGAGGACAGAAACAGCGTATCGCCATCGCGCGAGCACTTGCAAGCGATCCTGAGCTACTCATCGCTGACGAACCAGTCAGCGGTCTAGACGTGAGTGTTCAAGCGAAGATCATCAATCTACTTGATAAATTGACTAGCGAGATGGGTGTCTCGCTTCTGGTTATCTCTCATAATCTAGGTGTTGTTCGCACGATCTCTGACCGAGTCCATATCATGTACATGGGAGAGATTGTTGAAAAAGGAGATACAGAAGACGTGTTCGAGCGCCCGGCACACCCATACACGAGGGCACTGCTGTCGTCGATCCATGTCCCTGATCCGAGCATCCAAATGGAACGTGTCGAACTCCCTGGAGAACTGCCTGACCCAAGTGACCCGCCTGAAGGCTGTCGGTTCAGCACTCGTTGTCCACAGTATATCGGGAGTGTCTGTGACGAGGTTAATCCGGAACTCACCGAGAGTAGTTCGAACTCGGAGTGGCCGATTCAGGGTAACGACCACTGTTCAGCGTGCCACAAACATGATGAGTAAAATGACCGAAAACTACATATCGATAGCGAGAGTCGGTATCAACGACCCCAATAAAGCAGACAACTCCACGAGGTAAAAGTATGGCACGTAGTCTCAAAGCACTCTTAATTCGGCGGCTATTGCTCACGATCCCCATACTGTTTGGGGTGTCAGTACTGGCTTTCATCTTCGTTGCGTTTGCCCCGCAGTCACCGGCAATCGCCAGGCTCCAGACGACAAATCCTGAGGCGATTGCGCAGCTGGAGGAATCTATGGGGCTGAACCGCCCGTTGCATGTACAGTACGTCGACTGGTTGACGAGCGTACTCACTGGGGACCTAGGCCAGTCCCTTGTCAAGGATCAACAGGTAAGCACCCTGCTGTATGACCGCATAGTGATTTCAGGCCAGCTCGCCATCTTTGCTGTCGTGTGGATGGTTATTTTGGCCGGGTCCCTCGGGTTTATTTCCGCATTCAACCGGAATAAAATCCAGGACCATATTGCTCGCGTGTACGCAGTGTTGGGAATCTCAGTTCCTGATTTCGTTGTAGGCATCCTCCTGCTTCTGATTTTCGCCGTCCATCTTGAGTGGCTGCCGGCCGGCGGATTCGTCCCATTGAGCGAAGGCGTTGGAACGTATCTTAAACATATGATATTGCCGTCTTATACGGTTGGATTCCTGTTCACGGCGATCGTCATGCGGATGTTCAGAGGCGATCTCCTCGAGATGATGAACAAAGAACACGTGAAAGCTGCGAAGGCGATGGGAGTCCCCAGATACAAGGTCGTGCTTCAAGATATCACGAAGCCTGCGGTAATCCCAACTCTGACCACGATCGGCATGTCGATCTCGATTCTGATCTCTGGCGTCGTCATCACTGAGATAGTGTTCGCAATCCCAGGACTGGGACGGCTTCTCGTGAATGCCGTCTTCGATGGTGACTTCACTATTATTCAGGGGGCAGTCCTAATCATCGCGCTAGTCTTCGTCACTGCGAACCTCGTAGTGGACGTCCTGTACTACTATCTCGATCCGCGCATTCGAATGAGAGGTGACTGATATGAGTACCAAAGACAACACTGAGCGAGATTTCGTCCAGAAACGGAGGGAACAGTTCGAATCCGAAACTGAGGAGTACAGGAGTGAATTACAGACGCTCCTGCACCACTTCCGGCACGATTTGCTCGGTGTGGGTGCGCTTGTATTACTGGGGGTTGTCCTATTAGTGACAATAATCGGTCCGTTTCTGCTCCCCCGGGGAGCGATTGAGCAGAATTATGGCTCAATCCGCGCACCGCCAGGGGCGGAGTTTCTTCTCGGTGCGGACCAGCTTGGACGGTCTGTGCTGTCGCGGGTAGTCGTCGGTGGCCGTTACTCGATTGCTATCGGCATCCTATCTGTGCTGTTCGCAGGGACGCTCGGGACTGCGATTGGAGGCGTCGCCGGCTACACCGATCGCGAGTGGCTGGACGAGGTGTTCATGCGCAGCATGGACGTCATCATGTCGTTTCCCGCCATCGTAATGGGAATTGCCGTAATGGGAATCTTCGGGAACGACGCAATCTCGATCGGTCCCGTAGAGTTGACGAACTTTTGGAAGCTAATCCTGATTATCGGCGTGATCTACATGCCCAGGTTCGCCCGTATTACGCGGGGTGCGGTGCTTCAGGAGAAGGGGAAGAGCTACGTTTTACTCTCCCGGATTGAAGGAGCATCCCATGCCCACGTATTCCTCCGTGAACTCTTGCCAAATGTTCTCTCCCCGCTTCTAGTGATGTTCACATATCGGATTGGGTCAGCGATGATTCTCGCAGCTGCGCTGAGCTTCCTCGGGATTGGCATACAGCCTCCGACGCCAAGTTGGGGCAATATGCTCGCCGCCAGCCGTGATCTCATCTTCATCGACGTCTGGTGGGTGACGGTCTTCCCCGCGCTCGCCCTCGCGACGACGATTATCTGTTTCAACATCCTCGGCGACTCGGTCCGTGATGCGCTTGACCCCGATGTGGACATTCCCGAAGAATAACCTGATACCACTACCACCACCGAATGGACTATTTTTCTCGGTTGGCGGTCCTGTTTGGGAAGGATTACGACATCATCGCAAATCGTGACTTTCAACTAGTTCTACTGGCGAACCTTGCAGCCCCCCTCGGGACAGCCCTGCTCTCACCGCTACTTGACTCACTTACTGCACCATTCCGTGTTTCGTCAACTGAAATCGGACTGCTCATCACCGTATTCACCGCACCGGGTATCTTCATTATCCCACTCACAGGGGCCCTCTCAGATCGATACGGACGGAAACCTATCCTGGTGTTTGGACTCGTTCTGTTTGGAGTCACCGGGTCCAGTATAGCTCTGACTGCTGATTTCCATGTCGCGCTCGCACTTCGGTTCTTCCAGGGGGCAGGTCTTGCTTGCATTACCCCGGTCCTCATCACGAGTATCGGCGACATGTACGAGGGTGGACAGGAGACCACCGGCCAGGGTCTTCGGTTTGGGGTCTCCGGTCTTACAGCAACGGTGTTCCCCGTCCTCGCAGGGGTGCTCGTGGTGATTGCGTGGCAGTATCCGTTTTTGATTTATAGCATCGCCATCCCGATCGCAGTCGTCGTATTCCTCTGGTTCGAGGAGCCATTAGCATCGAGTGACCGCCCGATTGCGGCGCGTACGAACAACTCTGACGATCAGTACTTGTGGAAGATTCTCAAACTCCTAACCCAAGTGAAGGTCGGGGCTTTCCTCCTCGCTCGCGTTATTCCTGTGTGCATCTACATCGGATTCCTCACGTACAACTCGGTTCTCACAGTCCAGCTCCGGAGTGGAACACCGCTTCAGGCAGGAATCCTGGTAGGCGTGACAAGCATGACGTACGCACTCGTAGCGACCCAAGCCGGACGAATCAGGGACGCGCTCGACGGGATGGAAATGTCGCTCATCGCTGGAAATGCCTGTCTCGGCTTCGGTCTTATTATAGTAACTCTAACGCAAGAGTTCAGGACCGGGGTACTTGGGGCTACTCTTCTTGGTACTGGATTTGGTATTACGCTCGCCCAGTATCGAAGCACAGCCACTAAAATGGCTCCTGAGGCGTACCGTGGTGGGCTGGTCAGTATCGCTGAGAGTATTGGCCGCATCGGGGCCACACTCACTCCTGTGGGGATTGGGGTAGTTGTCTCAGTGTTTAATCCCATACTTGGATTCCAGACTGCAGTTCAGTGGACCATGACGAGTCTCGGACTCGGCGGTGCAATACTCGGAATCACGAGTGTTCTCGTCATGTCCAACACAGTAGTTACAGAGGTTTGATTAATAAACAGATACACCACTGTCCAGTTAACCACCTTCGCTGTCATTTGGCAGTCAAGAGATTGACACGAGAATTGAACTTATAGTGATAAACAATCAATGCTCAAAACCCAGTCAGAGACCCGTGCTCTCGGTTACAGTCGGTTCTACGTGCCGAGTGATCTCGTAAGCGAAGGTGGCAGGCAGGATAGGTATCACTGCCGATGACGCCTGTAGGGAACGGCGGCTCACCCCGGTGAGAGCGTCGGCTGTATGACCGTTTCGAACGCGACGCTACGCGAACTCGGAAACGACTTCGTCGAGGAACAGCTCAAGCGATGTCTCGGCAGCATCGTCGGCAAGTCCGGGCCACTGAGTTCGCACAAGGAGGTGGTCGGTCCCGAACCGCTCGCGGTAGGTCTCGAGGTCGGCGATCACCTCGTCGGGGGTCCCGACGAGGAACCGGCCCTCGTGATAGGCTTCGAATCGCTCCTCGACGGAGTTGTCATCGTGTTGTCCGGATTCTTGATGCCAGCTCGAATAGCTATCGTACTTCCCAACGAGAGACTCCCTCGCACGCTCAACCGCGCGCTCATGGTCGCGGTCGATGAAGACTTCACGCCAGAGAGGACGCGTCGACGGTTCATCGTCGAATGCCTCTTCGTAGACCGCGTAACACTGTTCGAGATCATCGACCGTGTAGCTCGGAGCCGGCAACCAGGCGTCACCCAGTTGGGCAGCGCGTTTGAGAGATGCCCGACTCTTCCCGCCGAGCCAGATCGGGGGACCCCCGTCCTGGAGGGGTTTGGGGTTCACTGTAACTGACTCGAACGAAAACTCTTCGCCATCGTAGGCACTGTCGTCCTCGGACCAGCACTGCTCCAAGAGGTCGAGGGTTTCGAGTAACCTTGGGACGCGCCGTGACCTGTCGACTCCGAGCACGTCGAACTCCTGTTTGCGATAGCCGAGTCCGAGCCCTAGGATCGTTCGGCCGTCACTCTGCACGTCGAGATTCGCAACCCGTTCGGCGAGTCGAACCGGATTATAAAGGGGTGCGAGACAGACTGACGTTCCGAGAGTGACCCGCTCTGTGATGCTCGCGAGAAACGAGAGAGTCTGGAAGTTGTCGAAGTATAGATTATCGACGAAGTGGTGTTCGCCCACCCACAGCGAGTCCAGCCCCCCGGTGTCAGCGAGCTCCGCCTGTCGTTCGATTGTCTCCCAAGCAGCTGAGGCGTCGTGACTCGCGCCCCGCTCCGTCGGGAGGACGAGGCCGAATTGCATATCTCTACGTGTGGTTGAGGCGACGTATAGCTCTTCCCCTGGGTATACCTTATTGGCTAATTGAATTCTTCTTCCAGTATCTCTCTTCGAGCCAACTCTCCGGTCTTGTCTGAATTGATTCTGTCCCCAGAATGGACCGTTGTAGTCAGCGCGCGACGGAAAATAGCTCATCGTGTGAATTTTTAAATTAACTGAGCTTCGGTGCCCTACGGAGGGGCGTACGCCAATCGACAAACGTATCTAGTCGCTCATTTTGGAAAGTTGGTCCAGAACATGTACCGTGGTCTTGACCCCGTTCTCGAAACATCGTACTGAGAGGTTTTCGTCTGGACTGTGGTTATTCTCGTCGCTGTTAGCGTAGGGGACGATGAAACATGGGAGATCAAGCGCCCGAGCGAACACGTCATCAGGACCAGAGGCACCAAGAGAGGGCTTGAGAATCGGTTCTACGCCCCATCCCAACTGAACACCACGGAGGATAGGCTCGGTGAACTCCGAATCCACTGGAGTCTGGTGAGCGGCGGTAGAGCTGAGTCTC comes from the Haloarchaeobius salinus genome and includes:
- a CDS encoding quinone oxidoreductase family protein; translated protein: MKAVRYHKYGDESVMALETVERPTTDEDDVLVEIEAIGVNPVDAKLREGALPQKQPLPQTMGTDLAGRVVSVGGNVDSFDLDDRVYGTGFGWGDSGTYAEFAAVPADRLAALPDGVTFTDAAASALVGATAWQTLINQGNLTVGDACVIHGGTGGVGHIAVQIAVAAGCHVVATARGGEPIETVEQFGAVGVDYRSNSLGEDLQDALGGRAADVVLETNADANLAADLRVVGRDSTIAVIGTGGSVVLSATEALDAMLDRVDLRFSSIMSSSNIHRRALTRLATLLDAGDVSPIVAKSYPLEDAESALAHAQAANVIGKVVIDV
- a CDS encoding class I adenylate-forming enzyme family protein, which codes for MRIETLLQRRIDKTPDATFLTFSDSEYTYREVGVRARRYASALSSYGIEADDRIGVFLPNGPSFLFTFFGACYLDAVVAPSNPEYTVRELEHSINLSNPRVLVTTSGLLDVVESAASDSSVERILVVDDESEHDSLPAQASSCEPIKFDPDSGASSSVAVHVYTSGTTGPPKAVEGTHNGWTTSAIDFQKRMGLTHKDTLLTSLPLFHANAQVYTTLGAAAAGAEAVIREKFSTSRWWKWCREHGATEFNAMGSMLKMLDNLPEAEDDTNNPVELVFSAGTPPELIEPFEERFDLRVVEGYSLSEDPLLTLNPTDPAKRRVGSVGLPPAEKAIRVVDEDGNEQSIGEKGEIIMRSPGLMNGYHSQPERTAEAIRDGWLYTGDYGRVDEDGFVYFLDRKKDIVRRGGENISSHEVEGVIKSLDGVDEVAIIPTPDEFYGEVVKALVRKTPDADLAPADVVAAVEGELSSFKVPEYVEFVEEFPYTPTGKIQKEKLREREQTNEVSHWERPFDTS
- a CDS encoding ABC transporter ATP-binding protein encodes the protein MRSLRVENISVRYATERGPLLAVDDVSFDIESGEMYGLVGESGAGKSTVGRAIMRMIEDPGSITSGRVVYEDRDILSVPEKEMRTIRGSEISMIFQDPQAALNPVLTVGQQLRRVLRSHTDEEYSKAEETEEIVNALERVDIPDPKSRLDSYPVEFSGGMSQRVMIAMALISDPSVLIADEPTSNLDVTIEANILDLLEDLQEREDLTILLITHNMGVVAQHCDRIGVMYSGKLVEEGDVTDVFEHPGHPYTRDLVGCVPRPDKAGRGQLPTIEGTMPTPIDLPDACYFAPRCSFADEQCWKEAPGTETVLDDQTHQSACHFREEVTNVENNA
- a CDS encoding ABC transporter ATP-binding protein, with protein sequence MSKTTLESDQRAVLEVENLQKYFTSGGRIDRIFGEQKTIQAVEDVSFHLGKNETLALIGESGCGKSTVAKTLIGIHEPTEGEIRFKGELMTPEKVRTSPIQLIFQDASESLNQKKTVGSILATPLKLNGNNNTNERINELLTKVGLDPSVKNRHPGTFSGGQKQRIAIARALASDPELLIADEPVSGLDVSVQAKIINLLDKLTSEMGVSLLVISHNLGVVRTISDRVHIMYMGEIVEKGDTEDVFERPAHPYTRALLSSIHVPDPSIQMERVELPGELPDPSDPPEGCRFSTRCPQYIGSVCDEVNPELTESSSNSEWPIQGNDHCSACHKHDE
- a CDS encoding ABC transporter permease, producing MARSLKALLIRRLLLTIPILFGVSVLAFIFVAFAPQSPAIARLQTTNPEAIAQLEESMGLNRPLHVQYVDWLTSVLTGDLGQSLVKDQQVSTLLYDRIVISGQLAIFAVVWMVILAGSLGFISAFNRNKIQDHIARVYAVLGISVPDFVVGILLLLIFAVHLEWLPAGGFVPLSEGVGTYLKHMILPSYTVGFLFTAIVMRMFRGDLLEMMNKEHVKAAKAMGVPRYKVVLQDITKPAVIPTLTTIGMSISILISGVVITEIVFAIPGLGRLLVNAVFDGDFTIIQGAVLIIALVFVTANLVVDVLYYYLDPRIRMRGD
- a CDS encoding ABC transporter permease gives rise to the protein MSTKDNTERDFVQKRREQFESETEEYRSELQTLLHHFRHDLLGVGALVLLGVVLLVTIIGPFLLPRGAIEQNYGSIRAPPGAEFLLGADQLGRSVLSRVVVGGRYSIAIGILSVLFAGTLGTAIGGVAGYTDREWLDEVFMRSMDVIMSFPAIVMGIAVMGIFGNDAISIGPVELTNFWKLILIIGVIYMPRFARITRGAVLQEKGKSYVLLSRIEGASHAHVFLRELLPNVLSPLLVMFTYRIGSAMILAAALSFLGIGIQPPTPSWGNMLAASRDLIFIDVWWVTVFPALALATTIICFNILGDSVRDALDPDVDIPEE
- a CDS encoding MFS transporter, translating into MAVLFGKDYDIIANRDFQLVLLANLAAPLGTALLSPLLDSLTAPFRVSSTEIGLLITVFTAPGIFIIPLTGALSDRYGRKPILVFGLVLFGVTGSSIALTADFHVALALRFFQGAGLACITPVLITSIGDMYEGGQETTGQGLRFGVSGLTATVFPVLAGVLVVIAWQYPFLIYSIAIPIAVVVFLWFEEPLASSDRPIAARTNNSDDQYLWKILKLLTQVKVGAFLLARVIPVCIYIGFLTYNSVLTVQLRSGTPLQAGILVGVTSMTYALVATQAGRIRDALDGMEMSLIAGNACLGFGLIIVTLTQEFRTGVLGATLLGTGFGITLAQYRSTATKMAPEAYRGGLVSIAESIGRIGATLTPVGIGVVVSVFNPILGFQTAVQWTMTSLGLGGAILGITSVLVMSNTVVTEV
- a CDS encoding LLM class flavin-dependent oxidoreductase — encoded protein: MQFGLVLPTERGASHDASAAWETIERQAELADTGGLDSLWVGEHHFVDNLYFDNFQTLSFLASITERVTLGTSVCLAPLYNPVRLAERVANLDVQSDGRTILGLGLGYRKQEFDVLGVDRSRRVPRLLETLDLLEQCWSEDDSAYDGEEFSFESVTVNPKPLQDGGPPIWLGGKSRASLKRAAQLGDAWLPAPSYTVDDLEQCYAVYEEAFDDEPSTRPLWREVFIDRDHERAVERARESLVGKYDSYSSWHQESGQHDDNSVEERFEAYHEGRFLVGTPDEVIADLETYRERFGTDHLLVRTQWPGLADDAAETSLELFLDEVVSEFA